A stretch of the Desulfobacter sp. genome encodes the following:
- a CDS encoding PhoH family protein: protein MKNVEFQNITLAQKLFGSRNTHLEKIASSFKVQINSRGSQVSISGTPANADAAESLLIQLYGLLEDKFSLTPPVLDAAISTMVRNPETPLKELFSNTILVTAKNRSITPRNPAQHAYANAVKTNDVLFSIGPAGTGKTYLAMAMAVAAFTRGDVEKIILTRPAVEAGEALGFLPGDLAEKINPYLRPLYDALYDMLDFEKARAYIEQELIEIAPIAFMRGRTLNNAFIILDEAQNTTSEQMKMFLTRIGYGSKAIVTGDITQIDLPGGKRSGLVEANKILTRIKGIGFIQFSKEDVVRHRLVSDIINAYEKNN, encoded by the coding sequence ATGAAAAATGTCGAGTTTCAAAACATAACCTTGGCCCAGAAGCTCTTTGGATCCCGCAACACCCACCTGGAAAAAATTGCCAGTTCATTTAAGGTTCAAATCAATTCACGGGGCAGCCAGGTCTCAATTTCAGGGACACCGGCCAATGCCGATGCCGCCGAATCATTATTGATTCAGCTTTACGGACTTTTGGAGGACAAGTTTTCTCTCACCCCTCCGGTTCTGGACGCTGCCATCTCCACCATGGTTAGAAATCCTGAGACCCCGTTAAAAGAGCTTTTCTCAAACACCATTTTGGTCACGGCAAAAAACCGGTCCATCACCCCGAGAAATCCGGCCCAGCATGCCTATGCAAATGCCGTTAAAACCAATGATGTTCTTTTTTCCATCGGCCCTGCAGGCACTGGCAAGACCTACCTTGCCATGGCCATGGCTGTGGCGGCCTTTACCCGGGGGGATGTCGAAAAAATCATACTCACCCGGCCGGCGGTTGAAGCAGGGGAAGCTTTAGGCTTTCTGCCAGGCGATCTGGCTGAAAAAATCAACCCCTATCTGCGGCCCCTGTATGACGCGCTTTATGATATGCTTGATTTTGAGAAAGCCAGGGCCTATATTGAACAAGAGCTGATTGAAATTGCTCCCATTGCATTCATGCGGGGACGGACCTTGAACAATGCCTTTATCATTCTGGACGAGGCCCAGAACACCACCTCGGAACAGATGAAAATGTTTTTGACCCGGATCGGATACGGATCCAAGGCCATTGTGACCGGAGATATCACCCAGATTGACCTGCCGGGCGGAAAACGGTCCGGACTGGTTGAGGCAAATAAGATCCTGACCCGGATTAAAGGAATTGGATTTATACAATTTTCCAAGGAAGATGTGGTGAGGCATCGGCTGGTGTCCGACATCATAAATGCATATGAAAAAAACAACTAG
- a CDS encoding CvpA family protein, whose translation MNFFDLGVAVIVGFCLIRGGFRGLIGEVSGIIGVMAGFYGANTYYLQLVPYVEPWGWSADAQELFCFFALFCLILILVGLLSFLIRKLLRLVFLGWVDRVFGVVFGTAKGILIVTILFIMATAFASGTHDRFKDSKTAPYLAQVADTLTLFVSQNMKTDFYQHLEGLKKEWKL comes from the coding sequence ATGAACTTTTTTGATCTTGGCGTTGCCGTTATTGTGGGATTTTGCCTGATCCGGGGCGGATTCAGGGGATTGATCGGAGAAGTGTCGGGTATTATCGGTGTCATGGCCGGTTTTTACGGGGCCAACACCTATTATCTGCAGCTTGTTCCCTATGTTGAGCCATGGGGGTGGTCTGCTGATGCCCAGGAACTTTTTTGTTTTTTTGCACTTTTCTGCCTGATCCTGATTCTGGTTGGTCTGTTGTCTTTTTTGATACGAAAATTGCTCCGGCTGGTCTTTCTCGGCTGGGTGGACAGGGTTTTCGGCGTTGTTTTTGGTACGGCAAAGGGAATATTAATCGTGACCATCCTCTTTATCATGGCCACGGCCTTTGCTTCGGGCACCCATGACCGGTTTAAAGATTCAAAAACAGCGCCATATCTTGCCCAGGTGGCTGATACCCTGACCCTGTTTGTTTCTCAAAATATGAAAACAGATTTTTATCAGCATCTGGAAGGGTTGAAAAAAGAGTGGAAACTATAG